In Paenibacillus hexagrammi, the following are encoded in one genomic region:
- a CDS encoding phosphatase PAP2 family protein → MQERRIYRDLLVGLSAALLMLLIFGWLSQSLSSSWLENLDQSVAALIQSARGDHMTGIAKLFTLMGEGVTEFILFFIIGPVLYFKFRHRWETLILFIGVLGTWGLNSLVKGWIERDRPAGTWLIEEEGFSFPSGHSMVSSLFYGLVGYLLWVNLRERWSGAWILPIVSMLLILGIGCSRVYLGVHYPSDVLAGFIAGGACLTGCILAVREVRHRREWREASKS, encoded by the coding sequence GTGCAGGAGAGAAGGATATATCGAGATTTGTTGGTGGGGCTCTCGGCGGCGCTGCTGATGCTTCTTATATTCGGGTGGCTGTCCCAGAGCTTGTCTTCCAGCTGGCTGGAAAATCTAGACCAGTCAGTAGCTGCTTTGATTCAGTCTGCAAGAGGAGATCATATGACGGGGATAGCTAAGCTATTTACGCTCATGGGAGAAGGGGTAACCGAGTTTATCTTGTTTTTCATCATCGGACCCGTTCTTTATTTCAAGTTTAGGCACAGATGGGAGACGCTGATTCTCTTTATTGGGGTGCTGGGAACGTGGGGACTCAATTCGCTGGTTAAAGGCTGGATCGAGAGGGATCGGCCCGCCGGCACCTGGCTGATCGAGGAGGAAGGATTTAGCTTTCCTAGCGGACACTCCATGGTATCGAGCTTGTTTTACGGTCTGGTTGGATATCTACTGTGGGTCAACCTAAGAGAGCGTTGGAGTGGGGCCTGGATCCTCCCGATCGTATCCATGCTTCTTATTCTAGGCATTGGCTGCAGCCGCGTGTACCTGGGTGTGCATTATCCCAGTGATGTACTGGCAGGCTTTATTGCAGGGGGTGCCTGTTTAACAGGCTGCATTCTAGCCGTCCGCGAGGTTCGGCACAGAAGAGAGTGGCGAGAAGCAAGCAAGAGTTGA
- a CDS encoding ArsR/SmtB family transcription factor, translating to MKQQPIYIIQDLEQLKTVSDPLRAKVLLFLIEKAYTGQQLAKLLGMARAKVHYHLNELEKHGLISVVRTELKNGILQKFYRAVARGFVPGEELLPFVSEVENYYRETTLSVLARARLRAIEAPEEAFQIPSSDRAQWPRMATQLEVKMSKEKFAAWLSKFRSLIYELDQQQEETGDWFYLTTVGFQINEPSFDVYEDEEEKNDARS from the coding sequence ATGAAGCAACAGCCGATTTATATTATTCAAGATCTGGAGCAGCTAAAAACAGTGAGCGACCCGCTGCGAGCGAAGGTACTGCTGTTCTTAATTGAGAAGGCCTATACCGGACAGCAGCTGGCCAAATTACTTGGCATGGCGAGGGCCAAGGTACACTATCATTTGAATGAATTGGAGAAGCATGGCTTGATTTCCGTGGTTCGAACCGAACTGAAGAACGGCATTTTACAAAAATTTTACCGGGCTGTTGCCCGTGGCTTTGTTCCGGGTGAGGAGCTGCTTCCTTTCGTATCGGAAGTGGAAAACTATTACCGGGAGACTACGCTTAGCGTGTTGGCCCGAGCCAGGCTGAGAGCGATTGAAGCGCCGGAGGAGGCTTTTCAAATTCCTTCGTCGGATCGTGCGCAGTGGCCTAGAATGGCAACGCAGCTTGAGGTTAAAATGAGTAAGGAGAAGTTTGCTGCGTGGCTGAGCAAATTTCGTTCACTGATTTACGAGCTGGATCAACAGCAGGAGGAAACCGGCGATTGGTTCTACTTAACCACGGTCGGCTTCCAGATTAACGAACCGTCATTTGACGTGTATGAGGATGAGGAGGAGAAGAACGATGCTCGATCCTAG
- a CDS encoding aminopeptidase, giving the protein MLDPRQTKLADVLVNYSVKAKPGENILIEAYGIDAIFVKELVKKVHEAGANPYVNLRDHTVMRQMIMNCTEDQMKQWADMDAYQMKQMQGYIGVRGGANMYEMSSGIPSDRMKLYNSIYYQQVHFDVRIKDTRWVVLRYPTPSMAQLAGMSTEAFEDFYFDVCTMDYGKMSKAMDSLKELMDRTDQVRLVGPGTDLTFSIKGIGAVKCDGELNIPDGEVYSAPVRDSVNGVITFNTPTPHDGFTFENIRFEFENGKIVKATSNDTDRINEILDIDEGARYVGEFAIGVNPYIQHPMKDTLFDEKIDGSFHFTPGNCYDDAYNGNKSSLHWDIVNIQRPDYGGGEIWFDDVLIRKDGVFVLPELEHLNPQHLK; this is encoded by the coding sequence ATGCTCGATCCTAGACAGACGAAACTGGCTGATGTGCTGGTAAACTACTCCGTTAAGGCAAAACCTGGAGAAAATATTTTAATCGAAGCCTACGGTATTGATGCGATCTTTGTGAAGGAACTGGTGAAGAAGGTCCATGAAGCAGGCGCTAACCCTTATGTGAACCTGAGAGACCATACGGTGATGCGTCAAATGATCATGAACTGCACCGAAGATCAAATGAAGCAGTGGGCTGATATGGATGCGTATCAAATGAAGCAAATGCAAGGATACATAGGCGTGCGCGGCGGAGCCAACATGTACGAAATGTCCTCGGGCATTCCATCCGACCGGATGAAGCTGTATAACTCCATTTACTATCAGCAAGTACACTTTGATGTGCGCATCAAGGATACACGTTGGGTTGTTCTTCGATATCCGACTCCGTCTATGGCACAGCTTGCCGGAATGAGTACGGAAGCGTTCGAGGACTTCTACTTCGATGTATGCACGATGGACTACGGCAAGATGTCCAAGGCTATGGATTCCTTGAAGGAACTGATGGACCGTACGGATCAGGTTCGTTTGGTCGGACCTGGGACGGATCTGACGTTCTCGATTAAAGGAATCGGCGCAGTGAAATGTGACGGCGAGCTCAACATCCCTGACGGAGAAGTCTACTCTGCACCTGTCCGTGATTCGGTGAACGGTGTTATTACGTTCAATACCCCGACACCGCACGACGGCTTTACGTTTGAGAACATCCGTTTTGAATTCGAAAACGGTAAAATCGTAAAAGCTACTTCCAATGATACAGACCGCATTAATGAGATTTTGGATATCGATGAGGGTGCTAGATATGTCGGCGAATTTGCGATCGGCGTGAACCCGTACATTCAGCACCCAATGAAGGATACGCTGTTCGATGAGAAGATTGACGGCAGCTTCCACTTCACACCGGGTAACTGTTACGACGATGCTTATAACGGCAACAAGTCCTCCCTGCACTGGGATATCGTCAACATTCAACGTCCCGACTATGGTGGCGGTGAAATCTGGTTCGACGACGTACTAATCCGCAAGGACGGGGTCTTCGTACTTCCGGAGCTTGAGCATTTGAATCCTCAGCATTTGAAATAA
- a CDS encoding copper amine oxidase N-terminal domain-containing protein: protein MKFRKSLVISFVLLSSLSGHIAMAEQLDKPTISYNQELQDWGDHSYFANDDVYVPARAFLETAGYSIEWNERERCVIATKGDLFKIQAYIDTNILEINGLHGLVTFENSLEMHDNSLYIPLKKMAKVTGAKLNMDKENVTIIPLETLLQPYSFGTMKQTIKSQTTNLKLKSENQESLTYEGNVFSDIPGTITYEFLNDELRDIHFIIEPQSSSDTYFQDVFSELLAVYGDPSTLDPHFVHTSDSTMIESYKKSVEGKPWKEVSKKYEQGFWAGDLFITANWEKPSGENILLSLRNDEEHNSALLEIDIHKVH, encoded by the coding sequence ATGAAATTCAGAAAATCTTTGGTAATAAGCTTTGTCCTACTTTCCAGTTTATCTGGACATATCGCTATGGCTGAACAACTCGATAAGCCTACGATCTCTTACAATCAAGAGCTGCAAGATTGGGGGGATCATTCATATTTTGCAAATGATGATGTGTACGTACCTGCCCGCGCTTTTCTTGAAACAGCAGGTTATTCGATCGAGTGGAATGAAAGAGAGCGTTGTGTTATCGCAACAAAAGGAGATTTATTTAAAATTCAAGCGTATATCGACACGAACATTTTGGAGATAAACGGATTACATGGTTTAGTTACTTTTGAAAATTCGCTTGAGATGCACGATAATTCCCTATACATCCCATTAAAAAAGATGGCCAAAGTAACTGGTGCAAAACTGAATATGGACAAAGAAAACGTGACGATCATTCCTCTCGAAACCTTACTTCAGCCTTATTCGTTCGGCACAATGAAACAAACTATTAAATCACAAACAACCAACCTTAAGCTCAAATCTGAAAATCAGGAATCTTTAACGTATGAAGGTAATGTGTTTTCAGATATTCCGGGTACTATTACATATGAATTTCTAAATGACGAATTAAGAGATATCCATTTCATCATTGAGCCCCAATCTTCATCAGATACATATTTCCAAGATGTCTTCAGTGAATTACTTGCGGTTTACGGGGATCCTTCAACCTTAGATCCGCATTTTGTCCATACCTCGGACAGCACAATGATCGAGAGCTATAAAAAATCAGTTGAAGGAAAACCGTGGAAGGAAGTTTCAAAGAAGTACGAGCAGGGCTTCTGGGCCGGAGATTTATTCATCACTGCTAACTGGGAAAAACCGAGCGGAGAGAACATCTTGCTGTCGCTGCGCAACGATGAGGAGCATAATTCAGCTTTATTGGAGATAGATATACACAAGGTTCACTAA
- the thiC gene encoding phosphomethylpyrimidine synthase ThiC, with amino-acid sequence MTSISGTENKEIQLGTAAFPGSRKVYVQGSRPDIQVPMREIALGSSTDMLGREVENEPVRVYDTSGAYTDNEQCTNIRQGLPANRLTWIEERGDVESYEGREVKPEDNGLASDNAKGAAEVFPGLHRRPLRAKPGCNVTQMHYARKGIVTPEMEYIAIRENVKPEFVRDEVARGRAIIPSNINHPESEPMIIGRNFLVKINANIGNSAVASSIEEEVEKMTWATRWGADTIMDLSTGKNIHTTREWIVRNSPVPVGTVPLYQALEKVNGKAEDLSWEVYRDTLIEQAEQGVSYFTIHAGVLLRYIPMTAGRVTGIVSRGGSIMAAWCLAHHQENFLYTHFEEICEIMKMYDVAFSLGDGLRPGSIADANDEAQFAELETLGELTQIAWKHDVQVMIEGPGHVPMHMIKENMDRQLEVCQEAPFYTLGPLTTDIAPGYDHITSAIGAAMIGWFGTAMLCYVTPKEHLGLPNKEDVREGVITYKIAAHAADLAKGHPGAQVRDDALSKARFEFRWRDQFNLSLDPERAIEYHDETLPAEGAKTAHFCSMCGPKFCSMKITQDIRQYAHARGLEEEAALSSGLTEKAKEFREAGSRIYR; translated from the coding sequence GATATGTTAGGGCGGGAAGTGGAGAATGAGCCGGTCCGTGTCTATGACACAAGTGGTGCATATACCGACAATGAGCAGTGTACGAACATTCGTCAAGGACTGCCGGCTAACCGTCTGACGTGGATTGAGGAACGCGGCGACGTGGAATCGTATGAAGGCCGCGAGGTGAAGCCTGAGGATAATGGGCTTGCTTCCGATAATGCCAAAGGCGCGGCAGAAGTATTCCCAGGCCTACACCGCAGACCTTTGCGGGCTAAACCGGGCTGCAACGTGACCCAAATGCATTATGCCCGAAAAGGAATTGTCACACCGGAGATGGAATACATCGCCATCCGAGAGAATGTGAAGCCGGAATTCGTTCGGGACGAAGTAGCCCGCGGGCGTGCCATTATCCCTTCTAACATTAATCATCCGGAGAGCGAGCCGATGATCATCGGGCGCAACTTCTTGGTTAAGATCAATGCCAATATCGGCAATTCCGCCGTCGCTTCTTCCATTGAGGAAGAAGTGGAGAAGATGACTTGGGCGACCCGCTGGGGCGCAGATACGATTATGGATTTATCGACCGGCAAAAACATACATACAACACGCGAATGGATTGTTCGCAACTCTCCCGTACCTGTAGGGACAGTTCCGCTCTACCAGGCTCTTGAGAAAGTGAACGGCAAAGCAGAGGACCTTTCATGGGAAGTATACAGGGATACGCTCATTGAGCAGGCGGAGCAGGGCGTGAGCTATTTTACCATTCATGCGGGTGTGCTGCTGCGTTACATCCCCATGACCGCCGGACGGGTTACAGGGATTGTGTCTCGTGGTGGTTCCATTATGGCGGCGTGGTGTCTCGCGCATCATCAAGAGAATTTCTTGTATACGCATTTCGAAGAAATTTGTGAAATTATGAAAATGTATGATGTCGCCTTCTCCCTGGGAGACGGACTTCGTCCAGGTTCCATTGCCGATGCAAATGATGAGGCGCAGTTTGCCGAGCTGGAGACGCTGGGTGAGCTGACGCAAATCGCCTGGAAGCACGACGTCCAGGTGATGATCGAAGGTCCGGGTCATGTGCCGATGCACATGATTAAGGAGAACATGGATCGTCAGCTCGAGGTGTGTCAGGAGGCTCCGTTCTACACGCTCGGACCGCTGACAACGGATATCGCGCCGGGCTACGATCATATTACTTCCGCCATCGGCGCAGCCATGATCGGTTGGTTCGGCACGGCTATGCTCTGCTATGTGACACCGAAGGAGCATCTCGGCCTGCCGAATAAGGAAGACGTGCGCGAAGGTGTCATCACTTATAAAATTGCCGCCCACGCAGCGGATTTGGCCAAGGGCCACCCGGGAGCGCAGGTGCGCGATGATGCTTTGTCGAAAGCGCGCTTTGAGTTCCGCTGGCGCGATCAGTTCAACCTGTCGCTCGACCCGGAGCGGGCGATCGAATATCATGACGAAACATTGCCTGCGGAGGGAGCAAAGACGGCGCATTTTTGCTCGATGTGCGGGCCCAAGTTTTGCAGCATGAAGATTACGCAGGATATCCGCCAGTACGCCCATGCTCGTGGTCTGGAGGAAGAAGCTGCGCTAAGCAGCGGACTTACGGAGAAGGCCAAAGAGTTTCGTGAGGCCGGAAGCCGGATCTATCGATAG
- a CDS encoding MarR family winged helix-turn-helix transcriptional regulator, with translation MKELAAIIMSLHKLRMSFLYRELQQVELTGPQLFILRELFMQEPRKLSELSKAVQLSNSTVSGIVDRLERDGLIERKRDEEDRRIVWISTTNLCQRMKKDRLESINQELYEGLDNKFTPEQFALCKDILVTFKDHLEKKLEGME, from the coding sequence GTGAAAGAGCTTGCAGCAATTATCATGTCGCTGCACAAGCTTCGAATGTCTTTCTTGTATCGCGAACTTCAGCAAGTTGAGCTTACGGGACCGCAGCTCTTTATTTTGAGAGAATTATTTATGCAGGAACCAAGGAAGCTCAGCGAACTGTCCAAGGCGGTTCAATTGAGTAACAGTACGGTGTCAGGCATCGTGGACCGGCTCGAGCGGGATGGGCTTATAGAGCGGAAAAGGGATGAAGAAGACAGACGCATTGTATGGATCAGCACAACCAACCTGTGTCAAAGGATGAAGAAAGACAGATTAGAGTCGATTAATCAGGAACTCTATGAGGGTTTGGACAACAAATTTACACCAGAGCAATTCGCTCTTTGTAAAGATATTTTAGTTACTTTTAAAGATCATTTAGAGAAAAAGCTGGAGGGAATGGAATGA
- a CDS encoding helix-turn-helix domain-containing protein, whose product MQELYSNLQEVISFSHSVRYNPAPFDFHLHRDQFEIYFFLTGHVHYFIEKQVYPLQYGDLLVMNSNELHRANFQSKQQRYEVIVIHFNPSMVDVFSSPAFPLLDCFINRPPGEQNRMRLSPQQIDSIMKLYERMEALQQPQAPAGSDILYVSAFIELLVFINRVFQGQDKQVEKAIMPDKLISLLAYIDENLDQDLSLDRLEHVVYMNRSYLCRLFKKHTGSTIHEHILFKRIARAKQLLREGSTVTDTCQQSGFNDYSNFIRTFKKVVGLPPRQYQAMQRKG is encoded by the coding sequence ATGCAGGAGCTTTATTCTAATTTACAAGAAGTCATCAGCTTCAGTCACTCGGTTAGATACAATCCGGCTCCATTTGATTTTCACCTGCACCGTGACCAGTTTGAGATCTACTTCTTTCTTACCGGACACGTTCATTATTTCATAGAAAAACAGGTTTATCCATTGCAATATGGAGACCTGCTCGTAATGAACAGCAATGAGCTCCATAGAGCAAACTTCCAATCGAAGCAACAGCGGTATGAGGTCATCGTCATTCACTTCAATCCTTCTATGGTGGATGTATTCAGCTCACCAGCATTTCCTTTACTGGACTGCTTCATCAATCGGCCTCCCGGAGAGCAGAACCGAATGAGACTATCCCCTCAGCAAATTGATTCGATCATGAAGCTGTATGAACGGATGGAAGCCTTACAGCAGCCGCAAGCACCCGCAGGCTCGGACATTTTGTATGTATCAGCATTTATCGAGCTATTGGTATTCATAAACCGCGTCTTCCAAGGACAGGACAAACAAGTGGAGAAAGCTATTATGCCGGACAAGCTCATCTCGCTCCTAGCATATATTGATGAGAATCTTGACCAAGATCTGTCACTAGACCGTCTGGAGCATGTCGTCTATATGAACCGCTCCTACTTGTGCCGCCTGTTCAAGAAACATACGGGAAGCACCATCCATGAGCACATTTTATTTAAACGTATTGCCAGAGCCAAGCAGCTGCTGCGCGAAGGAAGCACCGTAACCGACACCTGCCAGCAATCGGGCTTCAATGACTATTCCAACTTCATCCGTACCTTCAAGAAGGTTGTTGGGCTCCCGCCAAGGCAGTATCAGGCGATGCAGCGCAAGGGGTGA
- a CDS encoding sugar phosphate isomerase/epimerase family protein has translation MKLSVFTVSTPDLTPDQMAQAAKAAGIDAIEWRYKDIPEDAVNEKPSFWRNNLCSIDPKLSDEELEPFKQAAAAHQLSTLSVTPYLACGDVAGTERVMQVAKQLGAGFIRVGVPAYDGSSNYNELFAGAVQYLHHVEELSQQYGIKGLVEIHHKTIAPSAGLAHRLVSGFSPERIGVLHDAGNMVHEGFENHRMGLELLGPYLAHVHVKNARWAPAGQSDRGITLWASDWAPIDEGIVNWHELLVDLKAIGYDGYLGIEDFSGQFDSREMLHNFAAKVREWLS, from the coding sequence ATGAAATTGTCAGTATTTACAGTATCTACTCCGGATTTGACGCCGGATCAAATGGCTCAAGCTGCTAAAGCAGCGGGCATCGATGCCATCGAATGGCGATATAAGGATATTCCGGAGGACGCGGTCAATGAGAAGCCTTCCTTCTGGAGAAACAACCTCTGCTCGATCGATCCGAAGCTTTCCGATGAGGAATTGGAGCCGTTCAAGCAGGCTGCCGCTGCCCATCAGCTGAGCACGCTGAGTGTAACCCCTTATTTAGCTTGCGGTGATGTAGCAGGCACCGAACGAGTCATGCAAGTGGCGAAGCAGCTGGGAGCCGGGTTTATCCGTGTCGGTGTTCCGGCCTACGACGGCAGCAGTAACTATAATGAATTGTTTGCGGGAGCTGTGCAGTACTTACACCATGTGGAAGAGCTTTCCCAGCAATACGGAATCAAAGGCCTTGTGGAAATCCATCATAAAACGATAGCGCCGAGCGCCGGTCTTGCTCATCGGCTGGTTTCGGGCTTCAGCCCAGAACGGATTGGCGTGCTGCATGATGCCGGTAACATGGTGCATGAAGGCTTCGAGAATCACCGGATGGGCTTGGAATTGCTAGGTCCCTATCTGGCTCATGTGCATGTGAAAAATGCGCGCTGGGCACCTGCGGGCCAAAGTGACCGCGGTATCACATTGTGGGCGAGCGATTGGGCACCGATCGATGAAGGGATTGTCAACTGGCATGAGCTGTTGGTTGATTTGAAAGCGATTGGTTACGACGGATACCTGGGTATTGAAGATTTCAGCGGTCAATTTGACTCTAGGGAAATGCTGCATAATTTTGCAGCTAAAGTGAGAGAGTGGCTGTCATAA
- a CDS encoding NAD(P)-dependent alcohol dehydrogenase — MKAIVCTKYGSPDVLKLAEVKKPIPKDHEVLVKIYATTVSAGDIRVRSFDSPFMLWLPMRIVLGFRKPRKPILGVELSGQIEAVGSNVKRFKKGDQVYALTGMKFGGYAEYVSMSEGALMSLKPMNVTYEEAAAIPFGGTSALYFLRKGNIQAGQKVVVYGASGSVGSSAVQLAKHFGAEVTGVCSTANRDLVKSLGADYVIDYTTENFFNKSERYDIFFDAVGKLAKTKCEKALTQNGRYVTVDGQGIAKVRIEDLLYLTDLIESNTFKPVIDKRYSLEEVPEAHRYVEKGRKRGNVVINIY, encoded by the coding sequence ATGAAGGCGATTGTATGCACGAAGTACGGATCACCGGATGTTCTGAAGCTGGCAGAAGTAAAAAAGCCAATCCCCAAGGATCATGAAGTGCTTGTAAAGATTTATGCAACCACTGTATCCGCCGGCGACATTAGAGTGCGAAGCTTTGATAGTCCCTTCATGCTTTGGTTACCGATGCGGATCGTCCTAGGATTCAGGAAGCCCAGAAAACCAATACTCGGGGTAGAGCTGAGCGGACAAATTGAAGCGGTTGGCAGCAACGTGAAACGGTTTAAAAAGGGAGATCAAGTCTATGCGTTAACCGGAATGAAATTTGGCGGTTATGCCGAATACGTAAGCATGTCCGAAGGAGCTTTGATGTCCCTAAAACCTATGAATGTAACTTATGAAGAGGCAGCAGCCATTCCTTTCGGCGGAACTTCGGCGTTATATTTTTTAAGAAAGGGGAATATACAAGCCGGACAAAAGGTTGTAGTATATGGGGCTTCCGGCAGCGTGGGTTCGTCTGCGGTTCAGCTTGCCAAGCATTTTGGAGCTGAGGTTACAGGAGTGTGCAGCACGGCAAATCGGGACCTGGTGAAGTCGCTGGGAGCCGACTACGTTATTGACTATACGACAGAGAATTTTTTTAATAAAAGCGAGCGTTACGATATTTTTTTTGATGCCGTTGGGAAATTAGCAAAAACGAAATGCGAGAAAGCTTTAACTCAGAACGGAAGATACGTAACGGTAGATGGTCAAGGAATCGCGAAGGTACGTATAGAAGACTTACTTTATCTTACAGACCTTATCGAATCCAATACATTCAAGCCCGTCATTGATAAAAGGTATTCTTTAGAAGAAGTCCCCGAAGCTCATAGATATGTGGAAAAAGGGCGTAAGAGAGGCAATGTAGTCATCAACATTTATTGA
- a CDS encoding MFS transporter: MSNDYAKITGMPVETNRWIVLANVSLGTFMATLDGSIANVALPTMAGELQAPIHLVQWVLTAYLLAICATLPIMGKISDLIGRSRVYNYGFIVFAAGSALCGMSHSLGFLIISRVIQAIGASCLMSNSQAIVADVFSQGARGRALGIVGMVVSLGSLTGPGVGGILVDRFGWPTIFWINIPIGIIAFIAGRFCLPKDHVQSGRKPFDFAGSFLFIVGMLLLLYTISNANEWGWTSLYVLGGLLVSVFILVWFYRWEHKVEHPMLDFSLYRIRAFRVGNMTALLSFVAMFFVNVMMPFYMENVLGLSPEHTGYIMMMYPLTMAVIAPCSGWLSDKFGSNMLTTIGLVINAVGFGLLHTLTTQESPWIVGLHLALFGLGTGLFQSPNNSSVMGSAPKHKLGTAGGLNALVRNIGMVLGISLSVSLYSTRLHRLGVVQEMTRLSWSRRFILCSGWLSPSVSWL; the protein is encoded by the coding sequence ATGAGTAATGACTATGCAAAAATCACAGGAATGCCCGTCGAGACGAATCGTTGGATTGTGCTGGCTAACGTCTCTCTGGGTACCTTTATGGCCACGTTGGACGGAAGCATCGCCAACGTGGCGCTGCCCACCATGGCCGGCGAGCTTCAAGCTCCGATTCATTTGGTACAGTGGGTGTTGACGGCTTATTTACTAGCCATATGCGCCACCTTGCCCATTATGGGGAAAATCTCGGATTTAATAGGCAGAAGCAGGGTGTACAATTACGGATTCATCGTGTTTGCAGCAGGCTCGGCTCTTTGCGGAATGTCACATTCGCTTGGCTTTCTGATTATTTCCAGAGTGATTCAGGCTATAGGGGCATCTTGTCTGATGTCCAACAGCCAGGCAATTGTGGCGGATGTGTTCTCACAAGGGGCACGCGGCAGGGCACTTGGCATCGTTGGCATGGTGGTCTCCCTCGGATCGCTGACAGGACCCGGAGTCGGGGGAATTCTAGTTGACCGTTTCGGCTGGCCTACGATTTTCTGGATTAATATTCCTATTGGAATCATCGCTTTTATCGCCGGGCGTTTTTGCCTGCCTAAGGATCACGTACAATCCGGTCGAAAACCGTTCGATTTCGCAGGCTCCTTCCTGTTTATCGTTGGCATGCTTCTGCTGCTGTATACGATTTCCAACGCCAACGAGTGGGGGTGGACATCCCTGTACGTGCTTGGAGGATTGCTGGTTTCTGTTTTTATCCTAGTATGGTTCTACAGGTGGGAGCATAAGGTGGAGCATCCGATGCTGGATTTCAGTCTGTATCGGATTCGGGCATTCCGGGTCGGGAATATGACGGCGCTTCTTAGCTTTGTCGCCATGTTTTTCGTCAATGTCATGATGCCTTTCTATATGGAAAATGTACTGGGTCTTTCACCGGAGCATACCGGTTATATCATGATGATGTACCCGCTCACGATGGCTGTTATTGCTCCCTGCTCAGGGTGGCTCTCGGACAAATTCGGCTCCAACATGCTGACGACGATAGGCCTCGTTATCAATGCTGTCGGATTCGGTCTTCTGCATACGTTGACGACGCAAGAGAGCCCGTGGATCGTAGGTTTGCATCTTGCTTTGTTTGGTCTGGGCACGGGACTGTTCCAGTCGCCTAACAATTCCAGTGTCATGGGCTCGGCGCCAAAGCACAAGCTGGGCACGGCCGGTGGCCTCAATGCGCTTGTCCGCAACATAGGCATGGTGCTCGGCATTTCGCTTTCTGTGTCTCTATATTCGACTAGACTGCATCGGCTAGGGGTGGTGCAGGAAATGACCCGGCTCTCATGGTCGAGGCGCTTCATTTTGTGTTCTGGATGGCTCTCGCCGTCTGTGTCTTGGCTTTAG
- a CDS encoding TVP38/TMEM64 family protein: MASSKPFWLLLTWFVAAACCLLVLKYTGVLGHINMNGLSEWLRGLGWIGGLLYIVAYTLRPLVLFPATPLTLFGGYTFGALWGTVYDIIGAGAGAILSFYLTRRWGRGGFQRIIRGKKLQSFDEKAENNGFMVVLYMRLMPFFPFDGVSYGAGLSKIRASDYTWATLIGIIPGAIVYNVFGASLQDIGSGKFYGAIALYVVFAVLPFAFKRKQRQHAHH; encoded by the coding sequence ATGGCAAGTTCCAAACCATTCTGGCTGCTGCTTACGTGGTTCGTCGCGGCCGCTTGCTGTTTGCTGGTACTTAAATATACGGGTGTTTTAGGTCACATTAATATGAATGGGCTCTCTGAGTGGCTGCGCGGGCTTGGCTGGATTGGAGGCTTGCTGTATATTGTGGCGTATACCTTACGGCCGTTGGTGCTGTTCCCCGCAACACCGTTGACGCTGTTCGGAGGCTACACTTTCGGCGCACTGTGGGGTACGGTATATGACATTATCGGGGCGGGTGCGGGAGCCATTCTCTCCTTTTATCTTACACGCAGGTGGGGAAGAGGCGGCTTCCAGCGGATCATCCGCGGCAAAAAGCTGCAATCCTTTGATGAAAAGGCAGAGAACAACGGGTTCATGGTCGTCCTGTATATGCGGCTCATGCCTTTTTTTCCCTTTGACGGGGTCAGCTATGGCGCAGGGCTGTCCAAGATCCGAGCCTCCGACTATACATGGGCTACGCTCATTGGTATCATCCCTGGTGCGATCGTGTATAACGTGTTCGGGGCGTCGCTCCAGGATATCGGCTCAGGCAAATTTTACGGAGCGATTGCGCTGTATGTGGTATTTGCCGTGCTTCCCTTCGCTTTCAAGCGAAAGCAGCGGCAGCATGCGCACCATTAA